A stretch of Pseudomonas sp. 7SR1 DNA encodes these proteins:
- the ychF gene encoding redox-regulated ATPase YchF — protein MGFNCGIVGLPNVGKSTLFNALTKSGIAAENFPFCTIEPNSGIVPMPDARLDALAAIVNPKRILPTTMEFVDIAGLVAGASKGEGLGNKFLANIRETDAIAHVVRCFEDENVIHVSNSVDPKRDIEIIDLELIFADLDSCEKQLQKVARNAKGGDKDAVAQKGLLEQLIAHFTEGKPARSLMKNMSAEEKLVIKGFHLLTTKPVMYIANVAEDGFENNPHLDVVKAIAEEEGAMVVPVCNKIEAEIAELDDGEEKDMFLEALGLEEPGLNRVIRAGYEMLNLQTYFTAGVEEVRAWTVRVGATAPQAAGVIHTDFEKGFIRAEVIAYADFIQYKGEAGAKEAGKWRLEGKDYIVKDGDVMHFRFNV, from the coding sequence ATGGGATTCAATTGCGGCATCGTCGGCCTGCCTAACGTCGGCAAGTCCACCCTGTTCAACGCCCTGACCAAATCCGGTATCGCGGCCGAGAACTTCCCCTTCTGCACCATCGAGCCGAACAGCGGTATCGTACCGATGCCGGATGCGCGCCTGGATGCACTGGCGGCTATCGTCAATCCCAAGCGTATCCTGCCGACCACCATGGAGTTCGTCGATATCGCGGGTCTCGTGGCCGGCGCCTCGAAGGGTGAAGGCCTGGGTAACAAATTCCTCGCCAACATCCGCGAAACCGACGCCATCGCCCACGTGGTGCGCTGCTTCGAAGACGAGAACGTGATCCACGTTTCCAACAGCGTCGACCCGAAACGCGACATCGAGATCATCGACCTGGAACTGATCTTCGCAGACCTCGACAGCTGCGAAAAACAACTGCAGAAAGTCGCCCGCAATGCCAAGGGCGGCGACAAGGACGCAGTTGCCCAGAAAGGCCTGCTGGAGCAATTGATCGCTCACTTCACCGAAGGCAAGCCCGCACGCAGCCTGATGAAGAACATGAGCGCCGAAGAGAAGCTTGTGATCAAGGGCTTCCATCTGCTGACCACCAAGCCGGTCATGTACATTGCCAACGTGGCTGAAGACGGCTTCGAGAACAACCCGCACCTGGACGTGGTCAAGGCCATCGCCGAAGAAGAAGGCGCCATGGTGGTTCCGGTCTGCAACAAGATCGAAGCGGAAATCGCCGAGCTGGACGACGGCGAGGAGAAGGACATGTTCCTGGAGGCCCTGGGCCTTGAAGAACCTGGCCTGAACCGCGTGATCCGTGCCGGTTATGAAATGCTGAACCTGCAGACCTACTTCACCGCCGGAGTGGAGGAAGTCCGCGCCTGGACCGTCCGCGTCGGCGCCACTGCCCCGCAAGCGGCCGGGGTGATCCACACCGACTTCGAAAAAGGCTTCATCCGCGCCGAAGTCATCGCCTACGCCGACTTCATCCAGTACAAGGGCGAAGCCGGGGCCAAGGAAGCGGGTAAATGGCGTCTGGAAGGCAAGGATTACATCGTCAAGGATGGCGACGTGATGCACTTCCGCTTCAACGTCTAA
- the pth gene encoding aminoacyl-tRNA hydrolase — protein MTAIKLIVGLGNPGTEYEQTRHNAGALFVERIAHAQGVSLTADRKYFGLTGRFSHQGQDVRLLIPTTYMNRSGQAVAALAGFFRIKPEEILVAHDELDLPPGVAKLKQGGGHGGHNGLRDIIAQLGNQNTFHRLRLGIGHPGVASMVSNFVLGRAPRAEQEKLDASIDFALGVLPDILAGEWNRAMKNLHSQKA, from the coding sequence GTGACTGCCATCAAACTGATCGTTGGCCTGGGAAATCCAGGCACCGAATACGAACAGACCCGGCATAACGCAGGGGCCCTTTTTGTTGAGCGCATCGCGCACGCACAAGGCGTCAGCCTGACGGCCGATCGCAAGTATTTCGGCCTGACCGGGCGTTTTTCGCATCAGGGTCAGGACGTTCGTCTGTTGATTCCCACCACCTACATGAACCGTAGCGGCCAGGCCGTGGCGGCATTGGCCGGTTTCTTCCGCATCAAGCCTGAAGAAATCCTGGTGGCCCACGACGAACTCGATCTGCCTCCGGGCGTCGCCAAGCTCAAGCAGGGCGGCGGCCATGGCGGTCACAACGGGTTGCGCGACATCATCGCGCAGCTGGGTAATCAGAATACCTTTCACCGCCTGCGGCTCGGCATAGGCCACCCGGGCGTCGCCAGTATGGTTTCAAATTTTGTCCTGGGTCGCGCACCTCGCGCCGAACAGGAAAAACTCGATGCCAGCATCGACTTTGCCCTCGGCGTGCTGCCGGATATCCTCGCCGGTGAATGGAACCGCGCGATGAAAAACCTGCACAGCCAGAAGGCCTGA
- a CDS encoding 50S ribosomal protein L25/general stress protein Ctc produces MTDFILNAQARTDLGKGASRRLRRLANQVPAVVYGGDKAPESITMLAKEVAKLFEDEAAFSHVIELNVDGKKQDVIVKAMQRHPAKQFIMHADFVRVVAGQKLTATVPVHFINEAAPVKKGGEISHVTSELEVSCLPKDLPEFIEVDLADAEIGTIIHLSDLKAPKGVEFVALAHGDDKAVANVHAPRVAPEATEEGAAE; encoded by the coding sequence ATGACTGATTTCATCCTGAACGCCCAAGCGCGTACCGACCTGGGGAAAGGTGCGAGCCGCCGCCTGCGTCGTCTCGCCAACCAGGTTCCTGCCGTTGTATACGGCGGTGACAAGGCTCCTGAGTCCATCACCATGCTGGCCAAGGAAGTCGCCAAGCTGTTCGAAGACGAGGCTGCTTTCAGCCACGTGATCGAGCTGAACGTCGACGGAAAGAAGCAAGACGTGATCGTCAAGGCAATGCAGCGTCACCCGGCCAAGCAGTTCATCATGCACGCTGACTTCGTTCGCGTCGTCGCTGGCCAGAAGCTGACCGCCACCGTTCCAGTGCACTTCATCAACGAAGCGGCGCCAGTCAAGAAAGGCGGCGAGATCTCGCACGTGACTTCCGAACTGGAAGTTTCCTGCCTGCCGAAGGACCTGCCTGAATTCATCGAAGTCGACCTGGCTGACGCCGAAATCGGCACGATCATTCACCTGTCCGACCTGAAGGCGCCTAAAGGCGTTGAATTCGTGGCCCTGGCACACGGCGATGACAAGGCTGTTGCCAACGTCCACGCTCCACGTGTTGCTCCAGAAGCTACCGAAGAAGGCGCTGCAGAGTAA
- a CDS encoding ribose-phosphate pyrophosphokinase, whose protein sequence is MSKMMVFTGNANPDLARRVVRQLHIPLGDISVGKFSDGEITAEINENVRGKDVFIIQPTCAPTNDNLMELVVMADAFRRSSATRITAVIPYFGYARQDRRPRSARVAISAKVVADMLTVVGIDRVLTVDLHADQIQGFFDIPVDNIYGSPVLVDDIEDQRFENLMIVSPDIGGVVRARAVAKSLGVDLGIIDKRREKANHSEVMHIIGDVEGRTCILVDDMVDTAGTLCHAAKALKEHGAAKVFAYCTHPVLSGRAIENIENSVLDELVVTNTIPLSAAAQACARIRQLDIAPVVAEAVRRISNEESISAMFR, encoded by the coding sequence GTGTCCAAGATGATGGTCTTTACGGGGAACGCTAACCCCGATCTGGCTCGGCGTGTAGTACGTCAGCTGCATATCCCTCTCGGTGACATCTCTGTCGGCAAGTTCTCCGACGGTGAAATCACTGCCGAGATCAATGAAAACGTTCGCGGTAAAGACGTCTTCATTATTCAGCCGACTTGCGCTCCGACCAACGATAACCTGATGGAACTCGTCGTGATGGCTGATGCCTTCCGTCGTTCCTCGGCGACTCGTATCACTGCTGTTATCCCTTACTTTGGTTATGCTCGCCAGGATCGCCGTCCGCGTTCCGCGCGCGTGGCGATCAGCGCGAAAGTCGTAGCTGACATGCTGACCGTAGTCGGCATCGACCGTGTCCTCACGGTTGATCTGCACGCTGACCAGATCCAAGGCTTCTTCGATATTCCCGTGGATAACATCTACGGCTCCCCGGTTCTGGTGGATGACATCGAAGACCAGCGTTTCGAGAACCTGATGATCGTGTCCCCGGACATTGGCGGCGTCGTGCGTGCACGTGCCGTTGCCAAATCCCTGGGCGTGGATCTGGGCATCATCGACAAGCGTCGTGAGAAAGCCAATCACTCCGAAGTGATGCATATCATCGGCGACGTCGAAGGACGCACCTGCATCCTGGTCGATGACATGGTCGATACCGCCGGCACCCTGTGCCATGCGGCCAAGGCTCTGAAAGAGCATGGCGCGGCCAAGGTCTTCGCCTACTGCACCCACCCGGTGCTGTCGGGTCGGGCAATCGAGAACATTGAAAATTCCGTGCTGGACGAGCTGGTGGTGACCAACACCATCCCGCTGTCCGCCGCCGCACAAGCCTGTGCACGTATCCGTCAACTGGATATCGCACCGGTTGTTGCCGAAGCGGTTCGCCGCATCAGCAATGAAGAATCGATCAGCGCGATGTTCCGTTAA
- the ispE gene encoding 4-(cytidine 5'-diphospho)-2-C-methyl-D-erythritol kinase yields the protein MTAARLTLPSPAKLNLMLHILGRRPDGYHELQTIFQFLDYGDEITFAVREDGEIRLHTEFEGVPHDSNLIVKAANRLREQSASPLGVDIWIEKILPMGGGIGGGSSNAATTLLGLNHLWQLDWDMDRLAALGLTLGADVPVFVRGHAAFAEGVGEKLTPVEPEEPWYLVLVPQVSVSTAEIFSDPLLTRNSPPIKVRPVPKGNSRNDCLPVVARRYPDVRNALNLLGKFTEAKLTGTGSCVFGGFPSKAEADKVSALLTETLTGFVAKGSNVSMLHRKLQDLL from the coding sequence ATGACCGCCGCACGCCTGACGCTGCCCTCGCCGGCCAAGCTGAACCTGATGCTGCACATCCTCGGCCGTCGCCCGGACGGTTATCACGAGCTGCAGACGATTTTCCAGTTTCTCGACTACGGCGACGAAATCACCTTCGCCGTGCGCGAGGACGGCGAGATCCGCCTGCATACCGAATTCGAGGGTGTTCCCCACGACAGCAACCTGATCGTCAAGGCCGCGAACAGACTCCGGGAGCAATCCGCAAGTCCGCTGGGCGTCGACATCTGGATCGAAAAAATCCTGCCCATGGGCGGTGGTATCGGTGGCGGCAGCTCGAATGCGGCGACGACGCTGCTGGGACTCAACCACCTCTGGCAGCTGGATTGGGACATGGATCGCCTGGCGGCGCTGGGCCTGACCCTGGGGGCTGACGTCCCGGTTTTCGTGCGTGGCCATGCGGCTTTCGCCGAGGGCGTGGGGGAAAAACTCACGCCGGTAGAGCCCGAGGAACCCTGGTACCTGGTACTGGTGCCGCAAGTATCTGTAAGTACAGCAGAAATTTTTTCAGATCCACTGTTGACACGTAACTCTCCTCCCATTAAAGTGCGCCCCGTTCCCAAGGGAAACAGTCGAAATGACTGCTTACCGGTGGTAGCGAGGCGTTATCCAGATGTTCGTAACGCTTTGAATTTGTTAGGTAAATTTACCGAAGCAAAACTCACCGGAACTGGAAGTTGTGTGTTTGGGGGCTTCCCAAGCAAAGCTGAAGCTGATAAAGTCTCGGCCCTTCTTACAGAGACCCTTACAGGGTTTGTAGCAAAAGGAAGCAACGTTTCGATGTTGCATCGCAAGCTGCAGGACCTGCTCTAA
- the lolB gene encoding lipoprotein insertase outer membrane protein LolB: MFLRHFIVFSFIALLAGCAGFGARESVQGHGNPAQWREHKEQLSGLDGWQIDGKIGIRAPKDSGSGTLFWLQRQDYYDIRLSGPLGRGAARLTGRPGQVSLEVANQGRYDAPTPEALLEEQLGWKLPVSHLTWWVRGLPAPDSKSRLTLDADSRLSNLEQDDWQIEYLSYAQQNGYWLPERIKLHGSNLDVTLVIKQWQPRKLGQ, from the coding sequence ATGTTTTTGCGCCACTTCATCGTTTTCAGCTTCATCGCCCTGCTCGCCGGTTGCGCGGGCTTTGGCGCCCGTGAATCCGTCCAGGGCCATGGCAACCCGGCCCAATGGCGTGAGCACAAGGAACAACTGAGCGGCCTCGACGGCTGGCAGATCGACGGCAAGATCGGCATTCGCGCCCCGAAGGATTCGGGCAGCGGCACGCTGTTCTGGCTGCAACGCCAGGACTACTACGACATCCGCCTGTCCGGTCCGCTGGGGCGCGGCGCAGCGCGACTGACTGGCCGTCCCGGCCAGGTTTCGCTGGAAGTCGCCAACCAGGGGCGCTACGACGCCCCGACGCCCGAAGCGCTGCTGGAAGAGCAGCTGGGCTGGAAATTGCCGGTCTCCCACCTGACCTGGTGGGTTCGCGGACTGCCCGCACCGGACAGCAAGAGCCGCCTGACCCTCGACGCCGACAGCCGCCTGTCCAACCTGGAGCAGGACGACTGGCAGATCGAATACCTCAGCTATGCCCAGCAGAACGGCTACTGGCTGCCCGAGCGAATCAAGCTGCACGGCAGCAACCTGGACGTCACGCTGGTGATCAAGCAATGGCAGCCGCGCAAGCTGGGGCAATGA